The Ktedonobacteraceae bacterium genome contains a region encoding:
- a CDS encoding HNH endonuclease signature motif containing protein encodes PQDRVEEPNGVRPEETEPQPPKSPQSPDSQPPAEHVPPPAEHPQPAEKQPPVNSKGEPYPTVIDPRTFQPIPFPDDLVKTEPENRVDWGSEQRGNFIKEWIEQGYPDYGKEGWKMFDIHHIKPREWGGTNDFWNLVPIDRFWHNRVVTPWWDAYKP; translated from the coding sequence CGCCGCAGGATCGGGTGGAGGAACCCAATGGCGTGAGGCCGGAGGAGACGGAGCCGCAACCGCCTAAGAGTCCTCAATCGCCAGATAGTCAACCCCCGGCTGAGCATGTTCCGCCGCCTGCTGAACATCCGCAACCAGCAGAAAAGCAGCCGCCTGTTAATAGCAAAGGTGAGCCATATCCTACTGTTATTGATCCTCGAACATTCCAACCTATACCTTTTCCTGACGATTTAGTGAAAACAGAACCAGAAAATCGGGTGGACTGGGGTAGTGAGCAACGAGGGAACTTCATCAAGGAGTGGATAGAACAGGGTTACCCTGATTATGGAAAAGAAGGGTGGAAAATGTTCGATATACATCATATTAAACCCAGGGAATGGGGAGGAACAAACGATTTCTGGAATCTTGTACCCATAGATAGATTTTGGCATAATAGAGTGGTCACGCCCTGGTGGGACGCTTATAAACCTTGA
- a CDS encoding SMI1/KNR4 family protein: MTQKPASGLKALAALQSRLDAESYVEVIHENGHCWRAYCKLNAPAVPEAIEAVKQQLSMPLPFTYEQFLLHYNGALLYYDNEYGQWGFELYGTENLLIANVNAQKRYEDEWALSYLVFAESYGDADLLIIDTAQMVNEGKDCRVIDGDSGYALQQWRVAARSFSDWIDRLVVAQGAKYWRWR, encoded by the coding sequence ATGACGCAAAAACCAGCGAGTGGATTGAAGGCACTTGCAGCTCTCCAATCGAGGCTTGACGCTGAATCTTATGTAGAGGTAATTCATGAAAATGGCCACTGCTGGAGAGCCTATTGCAAGCTCAATGCACCGGCAGTTCCTGAAGCAATTGAAGCAGTCAAGCAACAATTAAGCATGCCCTTGCCTTTTACATATGAGCAGTTTTTGTTGCATTATAATGGAGCCTTGCTCTATTATGATAATGAGTACGGACAATGGGGATTCGAACTGTATGGAACAGAGAATTTGCTCATTGCGAACGTAAACGCCCAAAAGCGATATGAAGATGAGTGGGCGCTATCCTACCTGGTGTTTGCTGAATCGTATGGTGATGCAGATTTACTTATCATTGATACAGCCCAAATGGTAAACGAAGGAAAGGACTGCCGGGTTATCGATGGTGATAGCGGTTATGCTCTTCAACAATGGCGTGTTGCTGCTCGCAGCTTCAGCGACTGGATAGATCGACTGGTAGTGGCACAAGGAGCAAAATACTGGCGATGGCGTTAG
- a CDS encoding SMI1/KNR4 family protein translates to MWREYIQTLEPGATFFSGATPSELSTLEATFGLVLPEELRSLLTESNGVRGTSGLRLIWAVEEMTKRNMEMRTAPSFRDNFPFDHLLFFADAGNGDQFALGIIQGAIKRPAISVWNHEDDSRTWVAPTLKRYLEWWVSGKLTI, encoded by the coding sequence ATGTGGCGTGAATATATCCAGACATTAGAACCAGGGGCAACGTTCTTCTCAGGTGCCACTCCATCAGAACTATCCACGCTCGAAGCAACGTTCGGTCTTGTCTTACCAGAAGAGCTGAGAAGTTTGCTGACCGAATCAAATGGGGTGCGAGGCACCTCTGGGTTGCGTTTGATATGGGCAGTCGAGGAGATGACGAAACGGAATATGGAGATGCGCACTGCCCCGTCATTTCGCGACAACTTCCCTTTTGATCATCTGCTATTTTTTGCAGATGCTGGGAATGGAGATCAGTTTGCGTTGGGGATTATTCAGGGAGCGATCAAAAGACCCGCTATCTCTGTCTGGAATCACGAAGATGATAGCCGCACCTGGGTAGCCCCTACCCTGAAGCGATACCTGGAATGGTGGGTGAGTGGAAAATTGACCATTTGA
- a CDS encoding AIM24 family protein, which produces MNCPYCGSQVADGVKFCGTCGRQMPIGQTPPPPPQNPYGAPPPPQSQYGGGVPPQGVYTPPNQYEQYENSIFGNAVPKAELHNPKSPLKIADMTISIDGELVPVVDIMLGNQLTVYFEHHILLWKHPGVQIGFKSIRGAAKRFFAGLQIFITEAQGPGNISFSRDSVGQIVALRLQPGQMVEVREHQFLVATSNVDYGFTFVQGAANILFSRTGLFIDQFTCQGGEGMVLLHGYGNVFEKNLAPGETLDVEPGAWLWKDPSVQMTVTTVAGSQRGGGLLGAIGGLVAGASIVLNRFTGPGRIGIQSMTYHPPQSEGATQAGGSSNIGGTWGQLFNQ; this is translated from the coding sequence ATGAATTGTCCCTATTGTGGGAGTCAGGTAGCTGACGGCGTAAAATTCTGTGGCACTTGTGGCAGGCAAATGCCAATCGGCCAGACTCCGCCGCCGCCACCACAAAATCCATATGGAGCGCCACCGCCGCCACAAAGCCAGTACGGTGGCGGAGTGCCGCCGCAGGGTGTCTATACGCCGCCGAACCAGTATGAACAGTACGAGAACAGCATTTTCGGCAACGCCGTACCCAAGGCTGAACTGCATAATCCTAAAAGCCCGCTGAAGATCGCTGATATGACCATCAGCATCGATGGCGAACTGGTGCCGGTTGTAGATATTATGCTTGGAAATCAACTCACCGTCTACTTCGAGCATCACATCCTGCTCTGGAAGCATCCAGGCGTGCAGATCGGGTTCAAATCCATACGTGGTGCTGCCAAGCGTTTCTTTGCAGGCTTGCAAATCTTCATTACAGAGGCTCAGGGCCCCGGCAACATTTCGTTCTCGCGTGACTCTGTCGGCCAGATCGTAGCGCTGCGCCTGCAGCCGGGTCAGATGGTCGAGGTGCGCGAGCATCAGTTTCTGGTAGCGACCAGCAATGTCGATTACGGCTTCACCTTCGTGCAAGGAGCGGCCAATATTCTCTTCAGTCGCACAGGCCTGTTTATTGATCAGTTCACCTGCCAGGGTGGCGAGGGCATGGTGTTACTGCATGGCTATGGCAACGTCTTCGAAAAGAACCTGGCCCCGGGAGAAACGCTGGATGTTGAGCCGGGCGCCTGGCTCTGGAAAGACCCATCCGTACAGATGACCGTGACAACGGTTGCCGGCTCGCAGCGCGGCGGTGGTTTACTGGGCGCGATTGGAGGACTGGTAGCGGGCGCATCCATCGTTCTCAATCGCTTCACCGGTCCTGGCCGCATCGGTATCCAGTCGATGACGTACCATCCGCCTCAGTCCGAGGGCGCGACCCAGGCCGGTGGTAGCAGCAACATCGGCGGCACGTGGGGGCAGTTGTTTAACCAGTAG
- a CDS encoding helix-turn-helix domain-containing protein — translation MINKPGGGRFAFIDAGEAARRLGIDRITLEQWARDGRIRPYKGVGRDMFFRSSDVEELYNELHPAAELAAAVAADESESATAEGGEAKGPARKKQDPQMRVYLRLQADAKWYDISEDDIRTWFQQLAPDGYERNKRNAQHTIKKLQYLVSLIEEGQQRAKQGTD, via the coding sequence ATGATAAATAAACCTGGAGGCGGACGTTTCGCCTTTATTGATGCCGGAGAAGCCGCCCGGCGCCTGGGAATTGACCGCATAACGCTCGAGCAGTGGGCGCGCGACGGACGCATTCGACCCTATAAAGGCGTGGGGCGCGATATGTTCTTCCGTTCCTCCGACGTCGAAGAACTCTATAATGAACTGCATCCTGCTGCCGAACTGGCCGCAGCTGTGGCCGCGGACGAAAGCGAAAGCGCTACAGCTGAAGGCGGAGAAGCTAAAGGCCCGGCGCGCAAAAAGCAGGACCCACAGATGCGTGTCTACCTGCGCCTGCAGGCCGATGCCAAATGGTACGACATCTCGGAAGATGATATTCGAACCTGGTTCCAGCAACTCGCCCCTGATGGCTACGAACGCAATAAACGCAACGCGCAGCATACTATTAAGAAGCTGCAATACCTGGTTAGTTTAATTGAGGAGGGGCAACAGAGAGCAAAGCAGGGAACAGATTGA
- the rsmD gene encoding 16S rRNA (guanine(966)-N(2))-methyltransferase RsmD, which translates to MRVVTGEAKGRKLKAPKTAGTRPIIDRVKTALFDILSTRVEDARFLDLFAGTGSVGIEALSRGAASATFIEMSHSVLKLVRENLKITGLADRAETIHADAFKFLQSCQDEKRQYDIIYVAPPQYHEMAARALSLLDTSPLVAEAGLVIVQIHPKERAGVAAVPLTRLQLTDERKYGSTLLLFFERA; encoded by the coding sequence ATGCGCGTAGTGACCGGTGAAGCCAAGGGCCGCAAGCTTAAAGCACCCAAAACAGCAGGTACTCGTCCCATCATTGACCGCGTGAAGACGGCGCTTTTCGATATTCTCTCGACTCGTGTCGAAGATGCTCGCTTCCTGGACCTTTTCGCGGGCACAGGTAGCGTCGGTATTGAGGCGTTGAGCCGGGGAGCAGCCAGCGCGACGTTCATTGAAATGAGCCATAGCGTACTGAAGCTGGTGCGCGAGAATCTGAAAATTACAGGTCTCGCGGACCGCGCCGAGACCATTCATGCCGATGCCTTCAAGTTTTTGCAATCGTGCCAGGACGAAAAGCGCCAGTACGATATTATCTATGTGGCGCCACCACAGTACCACGAAATGGCGGCACGCGCCTTGAGTCTATTAGATACTTCCCCGCTGGTAGCGGAAGCGGGGCTGGTCATCGTCCAGATTCATCCGAAGGAGCGAGCCGGAGTCGCGGCAGTGCCTCTCACACGCCTGCAATTGACCGACGAACGCAAATATGGCAGCACCCTCTTGCTGTTTTTCGAGAGGGCGTAG